CTCACCTTCATCGGCTTGGCGGGCGTCGGTGACCTGCTGGCCACGTGCAATTCGCCTCTCTCGCGCAACCGAACGTTTGGGGAGAATCTCGGAAAGGGCCTGACGGTAGAAGAGACCGTCGCCGTCACGAAGCAGACGTGTGAAGGGGTCAAGAGCTGCCAACCGATTCTCGAGATGGGCCAGGACGCCGGCGTGGAGATGCCGATCACTCAGCAGGTCGTTGAGGTGGTTCATCACGGTATGAAGCCGCGCGACATGCTCTACAACCTGATGTCGCGGCCCGTTCGCGCGGAACAGGGCCAGTCCTCGTAGTGGCTCCAAGCGCGAGGGAGACACGATGGAATCTCGCGGGTGCATTGTCCTGATCCGCCATGGGCAGACGGAGTGGAGCCTGAGCGGTCAGCACACAGGGCGCACCGACATGCCGTTGACTCCAGCGGGCGCGGCGGATGCGGCCGCGCTTCGTCCCGTCCTAAGGCGTTGTGACTTTGGCCTGGTCTTGATCAGTCCACTGCGGCGGGCGCGCGACACGGCGCGGATGGCCGGCCTGTCCGGCCAGACAGACGCTGACCTGCTCGAGTGGGATTACGGCGCGTGGGAGGGCAGGACGAGCGCAGACATTCGCGGTGACCTGAAGGATCCCTCGTGGACGATTTGGAACCGACCGATCCCGCCAGGCGCGACGCCCGGGGAGCAGTGCGAAGACGTCGCGACTAGGGCCCGACGGGTGCTGGGTCGTTGCACTCCGGTTCTGGAGTCGGGCGAAGATTGCGCCCTGGTGGCTCACGGTCACTTTCTGCGGATACTGACAGCCACCTGGCTGGGCATGCCCGCGATCGGCGGACGGCTGTTCACTCTGGACGCTGGATCACTGTCGCGTCTGGGTTTCGAGAATCAACAAGAAGTGATCCTCTCGCTCAACGCCAGGCCAGACAGGCCGTCCGGGTCGTCTCCCCCTCCTCCCCCACTTCATGGGGGAGCGGGCGGTACCCCCAGGTCGGGCGCGCCTCATCCCCACATGTAGTTGAGTCTGTATGGTCCGAGTGTGCGGACACCACGAGCGCGCGTCGCGGTCTTGTTCGGGGGGCGCAGCAGTGAGCACGCGATCTCCTGCGTGAGTGCTGGCGGAATCCTGAAGGCGATCGACCGCACTATCTACGACGTCGTTCCGATCGGTATCACCCCGAGCGGCCAGTGGGTCCGCGAATCCGACAACGCCGATCGGTTGGCCATCATCGATGGCGTGCTGCCGAGCGTAGCCCCAGACGGGCATCGGGCCATCTTGTCCCTTGACCACAGCACTCGCGGAATCTGGTTCGAGACGCCCGGGGGAGAGCGCCAGTTCGAGGCCGTGGACGTCGTGTTCCCCGTGCTGCATGGCGCGAATGGCGAGGACGGGACGATTCAGGGTGTCTTCGAGATAGCCGGGCTTCCATACGTTGGCTCTGGGGTCTTCGCCTCGGCGGCATGCATGGACAAGGGGCATGCCAAGCCGCTGCTCGCCAGCCAGGGGATCCCGGTAGGAAGCTGGTACGCGTTTCATGCCAGAAGCTGGGCCGTCGCACCGGAGCAGATGCTCGATCGCATCTCGCAGCTGGGCATGCCGTTGTTCGTCAAGCCATCGCGCGCCGGGTCGAGCGTCGGGGTGTCGAAGGCTCACGACCAGCAGGAGCTGGTGTCCGCGATCGAGCTTGCCCTGCGGCACGATCCGCGTGTGATCGTTGAGGCAGCGGTCGAGGGCGCACGGGAGATCGAGTGCGGTGTGCTGGTCGGGCCAGATGGTGTGGCCAGAGCCAGTGTCTGCGCTGAGATCCGCGTCAGGGAAGGCCACGAGTTCTATGACTTCGGCGCCAAGTACCTGGACGACTCAGCGGAGTTGATCGTCCCCGCGCGGTTGCCGGGTCAGGTCGAGAAGACGGTGCAGGACCTGGCACTTCAGGCGTTCGCGGTAATGGGATGCGAAGGACTGGCCCGGGTCGACTTCTTCGTGGGGGCAGACGGGCGGGTGGTGTTGAACGAACTCAACACGATGCCCGGCTTCACGCCGATCTCGATGTATCCCAGGATGTGGGCTGCCAGCGGCGTCGAATACGCGGATCTGATCGACACCCTGATCCAGGAGGCACTGTCCCGTTCGCCGGGTCTTCGGTGACTGCTGGCCGCGTGGCGGCCCGCGCTGCGCTCTCCACTACCGTGGAACCGGCGTGAACCGGCCTAAGCGAGAGGTGCAGCAGTGGGCGAAACCGTGGCGGAGGTAGGCGAGTTCGGGCTCATCGATCGGATCCGGGAGAGGCTGTCCGGGTCCCCGGGAGTTTCCGTCGGTGTGGGCGACGACGCCGCGGTCCTGGCCATGCCGGGGGAGACGGTGCTGTGCACAGACGCGCTCGTTGAGGGCAAGCACTTCAAGCTCGATTGGTGCTCGGCCGCTGACGTCGGTCACCGTGCCGCCGCCGCGAGCATGTCTGACATCGCCGCTATGGGAGCCAGGCCACGGGCGCTGGTCGTGTCACTCTGCCTTCCCGCTGACGCGTCGGTTGACTGGGTCATGGAGCTCGTCGACGGCATGTCCGATGAGGCCGCGGAAACCGGGGCATCGCTAGTGGGTGGCGACCTGGCTCGCTGCGACACGGTCGTTGTCTCAGTGGCGGCAGTCGGGGGCGTGGCTCCTGGACGGGCGGTTACTCGCTCTGGTGCGCGGCCCGGCGACGTCGCAGCTATCGCGGGCAGGCAGGGTTGGGCTGCGGCCGGGCTCACGGTCCTGTCCCGAGGATTCCGATCGCCTCGGGCACTCGTGCAGGCCTATCAGCGCCCAAATCCTCCTTACTCCAGCGGGCCAGGGGCCATGGAAGCCGGGGCGACGTCAATGATCGACGTCAGCGACGGACTCCTGGCAGACCTGCGACACATCGCGGTGGAGTCGAAGGTGCTGGTAGATCTGGAGTCGGGTCTGATTCCGCTGGCTGATCAGCTCAGCGAAACCTCGTCAGCTTTCAACGTTGATCCCCTCACCTGGGTGCTCGGCGGTGGCGACGATCATTCGCTAGTAGCAACGTTCCCCTCAGGCGCCCGATTGCCGGAGATGTTCACGCGAATCGGACGGGTCGTCGACCTGGCTGGCGGGCCGGCAGGGGTGTCGGTTGACGGACGGCTCTGGAGCGGGCAAGGCGGAGGTTACGACCACTTCCGCTGACGCCTCTGGACGCCCGCAGCCCGTAGGGGCCGCAGGGTGCGCCCCTCTAGCTGGGCGTGACCTTCCCGGCCTTCAGACAAGAAGTGCACACGCGGACCCGCGTGACCGCGCCTTTCACCTTCGTACGTACCGTCTGGATGTTCGGGTTCCACCGTCGCTTGGTCCGGCGGTGGGAGTGGGAGATGGCGTGACCGAATCCAGGGCCTTTGCCACACACGTCACACTTGGCTGCCACTTGGCACACTCCATCCATGCTCAGCCAGGCATCCTGGCTAGGGGAACGATCCAGGGTATCCGAGCGCAACGGCGGGGCGAAATCGCCATGGTCAGATCGCTCACAGTAGCGTGATGTCTGTCCGCGGGTCTGCCAGAGGAAGGCTGTGCGATGTCAGAGGTCGTCGGTGCCGGACTGCTGCGTTCCTGGGTGAGTGCGGCCGTTACCGCGTTGGGGGAGTCTCGTGCGGAGATTGACGCCCTGAACGTGTTCCCGGTTCCGGACGGGGACACCGGGACCAACATGTACTTGACCATGGAAGCCGCCGAGTTGGCCATGGCCGAGGTTGATGAGCACCTACCGCCCGTGGGCGAAGCACGCACCATGACTGGGCTGGCGGCAGCACTGACCAGGGGCGCGTTGCTCGGTGCCCGTGGAAACTCTGGAGTGATTCTGTCGCAGATTCTGCGCGGGATGGTTCGCATGGATCCTGTGACAGGCGGGCATCTGCGAGACGCGGCGGACGCGATTAGGACTGGGCTCGATGAGGCTTCCACACTCGCCTACTCGTCGGTGGCCAGGCCCGTGGAGGGCACGATGCTGACGGTTGTGCGGGCCGCGGCGGAATCGGCCGCGTCCTGCGAATCGTCCGAAGTGGCTGACGTCGTGATCGCGGCCGCGGATGGAGCCTCGCGAGCGTTGGCGGCGACACCGGAGATGCTGCCGGTCCTGGAGCAGGCCGGCGTCGTCGATGCTGGCGGCAAGGGTGTCTGCGTGATCCTGGACGCCCTCGCGGAGGTTGTGACTGGAGTCCGCAAACCCCGTTCGCTCGAGCACGCGAAACTGCCGACCGTGATCATGCCAGCGGACGGATACGAAGGACCTAGATACGAGGTCATGTACCTGCTGGAAGCCGACGATGACCGCGTGCCTGACCTGAAGCGGGATCTGGATTCGCTGGGCGAATCGCTGGTCGTGGTCGGGGGTGATCGGCTATGGAACATCCACGTGCACGTCGACGACGCTGGCGCGGCCATCGAGGCCGGGATGGCGTGCGGTCGTCCCTACCGGCTGAGGGTCACCTGGCTGACCGACACGGGGGCAGCCGTACGGCAGCGTGGATTGGAGGGACGCGGGGTCGTCGCGGTGGCTCACGGCCCAGGAGTGGTGGCTCTCCTGGAGAAGTTGGGCGTTGAGCCAGTGCCGTCACAGCCGAGGATCGCTCCCTCGACGGGTGAGATCCTCGCCGCCGTGGCCAAATGCGGAGCCGGCGAGGTCGTGATCTTGCCCAGCGACAAGGACACAAGACCAGCAGCGGAGGCAGCGGCGGTGACCGCTCGCCAGCAGGGCACGCGGGTGGCTGTCGTTCCTACCCGGTCGATCGTGCAGTCGTTGTCCGCGATAGCGGTTCACGACCCGGGGCTGGCCTTTGATGATGACGTCGTGTCGATGTCACGGGCCTCCGGCGCGACCCGGTACGGCGCCGTGACCGTCTCATCTCGTGACGCCATGACTTCAGCCGGCCTGTGCAATACCGGCGACATCCTGGGCGTCGTGGACGGGGACATCATCGAGGTCGGCTCCGATGTGTTTGATGTGGCCGTGAACACCATTGAGCGCCTGATGTCGGCTGGCGGCGAGCTGGTGACAATCGTTACCGGAGCCGATGCCGAGGAGTCCGCCGTCGATGAGCTGAAGCGCTCCATCTGTGAGTCTCACCCTGGGGTAGAGGTCGAAGTATTCGAAGGCCTACAGCCGTACTGGCCGCTCATCTTCGGCGTTGAGTAGGACCCGCGATCCAGCGACACGGGCTGTCCACAGCGGCGAGCGGTACCGGCCTAGTGTCGGCCCCAGCGGCTAGGCTCAGGCGCAACCGGCCAGATAGCGCAGGGGGGGTGCCATGACCATTGAGCCGATCGAAGCTGACGATCCCGAGAGCCACTCGGCCGACATTGTCAGCGCCAACATTGACACACTCCGGACCATCCTCCCCGACGCCTTCACTGAGGACGGCGTCGACTTTGACGTGCTGCGGCAGCTTCTTGGGGACGACATCGCCGACAGTGATGAGAAGTACGGACTGACATGGCACGGCAAGCGCAACGCCCGCAAAGCGGCACTCACTCCCAGCACGGGGACACTGCGACCGGCACCCGAGGACAGCCTCGACTGGGACACCACAGGCAACCTCATGATCGAAGGCGACAACCTTGAGGTTCTGAAGCTTCTGCAGAAGTCCTACTCCGGCCGCGTCAAGCTCATCTACATCGACCCGCCGTACAACACCGGCAACGACTTCGTCTACAAGGACGACTTCCGCAACCCCATCGGCCACTACCTCGACGTCACACAGGGCCGCCTCACCAGCAACCCCGAGACCTCCGGCCGGTTCCACACCGACTGGCTCAACATGATGTACCCGCGGCTCATGCTCGCCAGGAATCTGTTGCGGGACGACGGAGTGCTCTTCGTCAGCATTAACGGCGGGGAGTTGGCCAATCTCAAGCTCTCTCTGGACGCCGTTATTGGTGCGGAGAATGCCGTGGCCACGGTCACTTGGCTGAAGCGAGTATCGCCCGCAAACGATGCCAAGTGGTTCAGCTCGGACCATGACTACATCGTGGCTTACTCAAGAAGCAAGTCGTCCCTGTCTCCTGAGTGGAAGACGTCCGCGTCGGATGTATAGGAAGTCCTGCTTGAAGTGGAACGGGACCTGCTCGATCGGTTTGACGACCTGGATGAGTTGGGGGCCGAGTACAGGACGTGGTTCTCCGAACACAAGAGAGAGCTGCGACCGATGGATCGATACAAGTACATCGACTCTGACGGCATATACATCGGCAGTCAGAGCGTGCACAACCCAGGCAAGGAGGGGTACCGCTACGACGTCATCCACCCAATCACTGGGCGTCCATGCAAGCAGCCACTGATGGGCTACCGCTTTCCCGAGACGACGATGTGCGAACTGCTGGACGCCGACAAGATCCTGTTCGGCGATGACGAATCCAAGATTATCGAGCTGAAGGTCTATGCCCGGGACTACACGGACAAACTGCCCAGCGTCCTGACCTTGGACGGCCGCCTGGGAGCCTACGACCTTCGTGACCTGTTCCCCGAGGTATCGAAAGCCTTCACGAACCCGAAACCAGTTCGACTGCTGAAATCAATCTTCTCCTTCGTGCTCCATGATGACGACATCGTCCTGGATTTCTTTGCTGGCTCGGGAAGTACTGCACATGCTGTGATGAACATGAATGTCTCCGGGGAACACAATCTTCGATTCTTCCTGGTCCAACTAGACGAATCGCTGGACGAGACAGCAACCAATTCCCAGGCGGCAGCGGTCCTTTCGAAACTTGGGAAGCCGCTCAACATAGCCGAGATTACGAAGGAGAGATTGCGCCGTGCGGCTCGGAAGGTCACGGCCGGTGCAACCAGCGGGCCGCCGGAGTTGTTCGGATTCCGGGTCTTCAAGCTCGACTCCTCGAACATTCGGGCTTGGGACCCGGACCCGGCCGACCTTGAGGAGGCCCTGAGGCTGAGCGTCGAGCACGTAGTAGAGGGCCGCACGGAGCAGGATCTGCTGTACGAGGTGCTGCTGAAGCGGGGGCTGGACCTGTGCGTTCCGATTGAGACGCGCGAGATCGGTGGCAAGAATGTCCACTCGATCGGCGGTGGAGTGCTCATGGTTTGCCTCGCTGAGGAGTTGACTGGGTCCGATGTCGAGGCCGTGGCGAAGGCGATCGTGACCTGGCGCCGCGAGCTAGAGACGTCAAGCGACATGGCCATCGTGTTCCGGGACAGTGCCTTCGTCGACGACGTGGCCAAGACGAACATGGCCGAGATCCTCAAGCAGAACGACCTGACCAACGTGCGCAGCGTCTAGGGCACTGGTAATGGCGACCATGAAGCTCCGCTTCGAGGCCGACCTGGAGTATCAGGCCGACGCCATCGACGCCGTGTGCGGCCTGTTCACGGGCCAGGAGATCTGCCGGACGGAGTTCACGGTGACCAGCGCGGCCCTCGGCGGGCAGGCGGTCCTTGGTCCGGATCAAGTGGACACGGGCCTGGGAATCGGGAACCGGCTGGCTTTGGGGGATGGGCAGTTGCTCGCCAATCTCAACGTAGTCCAGGCTCGCCACAGCTTGGCCCCGAGCGAGGAACTCCCAGCCCGGGACTTCACGGTCGAGATGGAGACCGGCACCGGCAAAACGTACGTCTACTTGCGGACTGTGTTCGAACTCAACAAGCGCTACGGCTTCACCAAGTTCGTCATCGTCGTGCCGTCGATCGCCATCAAAGCGGGTGTGTACAAGACGCTTCAGATCACCCGGGACCACTTCAGGGCGCTGTACTCCGGTATCCCCTACGACTACTTCCTGTACGACTCGGCAAAGCTCGGCAACGTCCGCAACTTCGCTACCAGTTCCCAGATCCAGATCATGGTGATGACGGTCGGCGCCATCAACAAGAAGGACACCAACAACCTCTACAAGGACACCGAGAAGACAGGCGGAGACAAGCCGATCGACCTGATCCGGGCGACCAACCCCATCGTCATCGTTGACGAGCCCCAGAGCGTCGATGGGGGCTTGAAGGGCGCCGGGAGGAAAGCCCTCGACGGCATGAACCCCCTGTGCACGCTGCGCTACTCCGCGACCCACGTCGACAAGCACGCCATGGTCTACCGCCTCGACGCGGTGGACGCATACGAGCAGGAACTGGTCAAGCAGATCGAAGTCGCCTCGGCGACGATCCAGGCAGCGCACAACCGGCCCTACATCAAGCTACTGTCCACGAGCGGGCGCGGCGCTACCATCACGGCGTCGGTGGAACTGGACGTGGTCGCGGCGGGCGGGAAGGTATCCCGGAGAGCAGTCACTGTGCGCGATGGGGACGACCTGCGGCAAACCACGAGACGTGACGTGTACGCCGACATTTCCATCGGCGAGATCAAGGTCGGCCGGGGGAGACAGACCATTGAGGTGCTAGCTCCGGGTGACGCTCGCTGGCTGGCGGTCGGCGAGTCCATTGGCGATGTGGACCCCGCCCTACTCCATCGAGAGATGATCCGCCGCACGATCCGTGAACACCTGGACAAGCAGTTACGCCTGCGCGACCGTGGAGTCAAGGTCTTGAGCCTGTTCTTCGTGCCCCACGTTGCCCTGTACCGGGAGTACACGGACGAGGGGCCAGTGAAGGGCCCGTACGCCCTGATATTCGAGGAGGAGTACCTCCGGCTGGCCAAGCACCCGGACTACAAGGGCCTGTTCGACGATGCCGAAGACCTCGCTGAGACCGTTGAGAAGGTCCACAACGG
This DNA window, taken from Candidatus Nanopelagicales bacterium, encodes the following:
- a CDS encoding histidine phosphatase family protein, whose translation is MESRGCIVLIRHGQTEWSLSGQHTGRTDMPLTPAGAADAAALRPVLRRCDFGLVLISPLRRARDTARMAGLSGQTDADLLEWDYGAWEGRTSADIRGDLKDPSWTIWNRPIPPGATPGEQCEDVATRARRVLGRCTPVLESGEDCALVAHGHFLRILTATWLGMPAIGGRLFTLDAGSLSRLGFENQQEVILSLNARPDRPSGSSPPPPPLHGGAGGTPRSGAPHPHM
- a CDS encoding D-alanine--D-alanine ligase family protein, with translation MRTPRARVAVLFGGRSSEHAISCVSAGGILKAIDRTIYDVVPIGITPSGQWVRESDNADRLAIIDGVLPSVAPDGHRAILSLDHSTRGIWFETPGGERQFEAVDVVFPVLHGANGEDGTIQGVFEIAGLPYVGSGVFASAACMDKGHAKPLLASQGIPVGSWYAFHARSWAVAPEQMLDRISQLGMPLFVKPSRAGSSVGVSKAHDQQELVSAIELALRHDPRVIVEAAVEGAREIECGVLVGPDGVARASVCAEIRVREGHEFYDFGAKYLDDSAELIVPARLPGQVEKTVQDLALQAFAVMGCEGLARVDFFVGADGRVVLNELNTMPGFTPISMYPRMWAASGVEYADLIDTLIQEALSRSPGLR
- a CDS encoding thiamine-phosphate kinase; the protein is MGETVAEVGEFGLIDRIRERLSGSPGVSVGVGDDAAVLAMPGETVLCTDALVEGKHFKLDWCSAADVGHRAAAASMSDIAAMGARPRALVVSLCLPADASVDWVMELVDGMSDEAAETGASLVGGDLARCDTVVVSVAAVGGVAPGRAVTRSGARPGDVAAIAGRQGWAAAGLTVLSRGFRSPRALVQAYQRPNPPYSSGPGAMEAGATSMIDVSDGLLADLRHIAVESKVLVDLESGLIPLADQLSETSSAFNVDPLTWVLGGGDDHSLVATFPSGARLPEMFTRIGRVVDLAGGPAGVSVDGRLWSGQGGGYDHFR
- the rpmB gene encoding 50S ribosomal protein L28, which produces MAAKCDVCGKGPGFGHAISHSHRRTKRRWNPNIQTVRTKVKGAVTRVRVCTSCLKAGKVTPS
- a CDS encoding DAK2 domain-containing protein, translating into MSEVVGAGLLRSWVSAAVTALGESRAEIDALNVFPVPDGDTGTNMYLTMEAAELAMAEVDEHLPPVGEARTMTGLAAALTRGALLGARGNSGVILSQILRGMVRMDPVTGGHLRDAADAIRTGLDEASTLAYSSVARPVEGTMLTVVRAAAESAASCESSEVADVVIAAADGASRALAATPEMLPVLEQAGVVDAGGKGVCVILDALAEVVTGVRKPRSLEHAKLPTVIMPADGYEGPRYEVMYLLEADDDRVPDLKRDLDSLGESLVVVGGDRLWNIHVHVDDAGAAIEAGMACGRPYRLRVTWLTDTGAAVRQRGLEGRGVVAVAHGPGVVALLEKLGVEPVPSQPRIAPSTGEILAAVAKCGAGEVVILPSDKDTRPAAEAAAVTARQQGTRVAVVPTRSIVQSLSAIAVHDPGLAFDDDVVSMSRASGATRYGAVTVSSRDAMTSAGLCNTGDILGVVDGDIIEVGSDVFDVAVNTIERLMSAGGELVTIVTGADAEESAVDELKRSICESHPGVEVEVFEGLQPYWPLIFGVE
- a CDS encoding site-specific DNA-methyltransferase; this translates as MTIEPIEADDPESHSADIVSANIDTLRTILPDAFTEDGVDFDVLRQLLGDDIADSDEKYGLTWHGKRNARKAALTPSTGTLRPAPEDSLDWDTTGNLMIEGDNLEVLKLLQKSYSGRVKLIYIDPPYNTGNDFVYKDDFRNPIGHYLDVTQGRLTSNPETSGRFHTDWLNMMYPRLMLARNLLRDDGVLFVSINGGELANLKLSLDAVIGAENAVATVTWLKRVSPANDAKWFSSDHDYIVAYSRSKSSLSPEWKTSASDV
- a CDS encoding DNA methyltransferase, with the protein product MERDLLDRFDDLDELGAEYRTWFSEHKRELRPMDRYKYIDSDGIYIGSQSVHNPGKEGYRYDVIHPITGRPCKQPLMGYRFPETTMCELLDADKILFGDDESKIIELKVYARDYTDKLPSVLTLDGRLGAYDLRDLFPEVSKAFTNPKPVRLLKSIFSFVLHDDDIVLDFFAGSGSTAHAVMNMNVSGEHNLRFFLVQLDESLDETATNSQAAAVLSKLGKPLNIAEITKERLRRAARKVTAGATSGPPELFGFRVFKLDSSNIRAWDPDPADLEEALRLSVEHVVEGRTEQDLLYEVLLKRGLDLCVPIETREIGGKNVHSIGGGVLMVCLAEELTGSDVEAVAKAIVTWRRELETSSDMAIVFRDSAFVDDVAKTNMAEILKQNDLTNVRSV